A window of Novosphingobium pentaromativorans US6-1 genomic DNA:
CCTAAGTCTGGCTGAGCGCGTCAGTTTCATCGCGAGCCGCGTCAGTGACACGCTCTCGACAAAGGATCTAGCCGCGCGCATCGCCAAGCCGCATTCGGAAGTGAAGCGGCTCTACTCGCTGCGCACCTTGCCCGAGGACATTCTTGCCGCGTTGAAGAATTGTTCTCCGCGTGCCGCCGTCGCGATCAAACACGCGATCGAGCTGGACGAGCAGGCCACGCGCAATTTCGTGGCAGCAAACGAAAATCCGACAGCCGCCGCCTGTGAGCAGTTTCTTGCTACGCTCCAAGGCAGCCCCGAGGAAGAGACCGCGCAGGCCGGTGCCGCTAAAGCGATCGACGATCCAGCGTCGCCCCAAGAATCGCGCGCCTTGGTGGCAGCTGCTACCAGTGCGACGGACGATCGTCGGGAGCGGCCTGAACTGGACGCTCACGACGACGAGCGGGAAGGGGAGGGGGCCGTGCTTGCCGATCCTTCCGATCACAAGCCGCGCGCCCCCCGTCAGCCGAAAGAGGCTACCGACGCACCGGCTATCATCATTCAGGGCCGTCGCGGGATTGTTCTAAGTGGCCAGGTCACGGTTCGGTTCGACGGCGAGGCCGCGCCCCAAACCTTCGACTTCTGATAGCTTTTACCGTCCACGTTCTCTCAGCATCGAGGCGACGTGGAATTTAGAGCGGTGGCAGTTGCCACCGCTTTTTGTTTGTGGGGTAGGTATCTACTGTATGGCAGGATAAGCCTTGCGGCGGCTAATGTTAACCGATACGCTCAATCCTATCGGATCGCGCTTCACGGTTGGGAGATACCTACCCCACATGGAAAAGACGCTGGGCTTCAAGATCGAGGCAACCAAGCTCGCAAAGATTGACGCGCTTGCGCAGACGAGGGGAGGGCGCGGCCCCTTCATGCGTCAACTGGTTGACGCCGTGCTCCGGCAGTCCGGGGCGGCCAGCGAGGCCGCACCTCTTGTTGACCGCGAGGCCGCTGGCGAGCATCGCCTTTATCTTCGGCCGACCGAAACCGAACTGGCCGTGATCCGCCATCGCGCAAAAGAGCGCCGCATGACCCCGGCGACCTGGGCCATGGCTCTTGTGCGGCGACACATCGGCATTGCCGCGCCTGTCGATCGCGAATTGCGCGAAGAGCTGTTGAATTGCCGTCAGGCGTTGCAGCGCATTGGGCGCAACGTGAATCAGATCGCCCGAGCCGCTAACAAGATGGCGCTGGCGGACAATGCAGCGGAGATCGCCGGCGAGCTGCAAAAGGTCAACGACCTGCGCGCGGCGATCGGCGCGGCCGTCGAAGGTATCGGCGCCGCTACGAAAGCTGACCTGTCCTATTGGGAGGTTTCCAGTGAGCGACTTTGATAGCAGCTTTGAGGCGGGACAGCTTGCCGCGCTGTTCAAACCAAAGCTGACCAGCGACCCGAACAGGCGCGGGGCCGATATGTTGCTGCGCTCGCTGAGTTCGAGGCGGGCAGGCCAGGGCGGGAGCACGCGGGCGCGGCTTGCTCGCGTTGTCAGCCGTGCCCCGGAGGTCATGGTCAAGGTTACGGGCAGGCCGAAGGGCAAGAACCACGCGGCTGCGCATTTCGACTATATCGGCCGGAAAGGCGATGTGCCGCTTGAAACGCGTGATGGCGACATACTGACTGACAAGGAAGCTCGGGCGGAGCTGGCGCGCGATTGGGGCGATCCTGTCTATTGGCGTGACAATTCTACCGTAGCCGCCGTGAGCATGGTTTTTTCGATGCCGGCAGGGACAGACCCCGACAAGGTTCTTTCAGCGGTGCGCGAGGTCGCGCGCAGCGAGATCGGGCATGAGTGGGATTACGTCCTGGCGCTGCATACGGACACACCGCGGCCCCACGTGCATGTGACGGTTGCCGCGCGCGGCGACACAGGGCAACGCTTCAACCCGCGACCTCAAACGCTGCATCATTACCGGGAGCGCTTTGCAGAGGAATTGCGGGCGAGGGGGGTTACTGCCGAGGCAACGCCTCGCGCAGCGCGTGGTGTCGGCCGAGCCGGTCAGAGCATGGCCCTGAATCGGATGAGGCAGCGCTACATGGCCGGCACCGCACCTGCGCCGTTTGCCAATCAGAAGATCACTGCGGCCGCGCGAGACCAGCTGGCGGGGCGGTCAACCGCTCCGGATTTCGTGGTGCGCGGGCGGCAGGCATGGAATGAGACGCAACACCGCTATCTAGCTGCCGCCAAGCGGCTTGAGACAAGCAGCGATCCAGCTGACCGCCAGCTTGCCGACCAGGTGCGGCAATTTGTGGGGGCAGGGCGAACGCCTACAATTCATGAGCGATCGGTAGCCGCGATGGAGCGGAAGCGGCAGAGCGAACGATCTAGGAACCGCGATCGTTCGCGGGAAGGGCCAGGACGATAGTTATTGGCCGTGCTTGGTCCAACCAACGCTGTTTGCACGTTCCAAAGCGACCAATGCGTCTGATACCGCCTTCTGTGCGACTAGAAGATAACCTTCGGCAATGCTGGGCCATGTTAGCTCATCGAACGGATTTGTGACGTTGCCGTTGAAATAGTCGAGAGCTTCATGAGCGCGTGCAGCCGCCTCGATTACCTTGCCGGTATGTTTCTTTGCCCTGTCAGATTTCTTCATCGTGCCTCATGAGGGGGCGTTTGCGGGCATGGTGCAGAAGATCGACGCCACCTTGCAGCGCGCCGACGCGCTGGTGACGGCAGCCAGGGACGGAGCAACGCCGCGTCACGTTGTTGACCGGATCGTAGCGGCAGGCGGTGACGCCCGCGCCGAGGACCGGCGGACGATCGCGACCGCAGCCGCAGAGCTGAAGGATGCAACTCGGGCGCTTCAGGGCGTCACCGCATCGGCGCGGCGGGGCTACGAGCAGAACCGCTGGTTGATGTGGACGGCGATCGGCGGAGTGGTGCTCGGCATGGTGCTTTGGGCGGCGTTCGCCGGCGTCGTCGCGCGTGCCGTGCCGGCGAGCTGGCAATGGCCGGAAAAGATGGCGGCGCGAGCGCTCGACCTGTCAATGTGGGAAGGCGGGCAGCGGATGATGCAGGCCGCCTCGCCCACCGCGTTCCGCGCGATCATAGCGGCCGACAGGATGGTGTTGGCCAATCGCGAAACGATCGAAGGGTGCAGCAAGGCCGCAGCCCGAACGCGCGAGACGGTGCGATGCACAATCAAAGTTGGTGCTAGCCTTGAGGAGCAGCAGGATAGCGACCGCTAGTTCCTATTCACTGCAACTCGATTTTGGCATGATTGCTGGCTCACTTTTTACTGATTTGCCCTGCTGGTTGCGCGAGCCGGCGCGCCAAGCTGCGACTATCAAATAGATACCTGCGGCAATCATCGGCACGGTGAGCCACTGACCCATATGAAGCCCTGTTCTGGCTGTGAAGCCGACAAGCTGGGCATCCGGCTCCCGGAAGAATTCGACAATGAAGCGAGCGAGCCCATAGCCAAGAAGGAACACGCCGACGAGCATGCCAGGGCGACGTCGGGCGTTGGTAAACCAGAAAAGGCACGCGAGCACGGCAAACAAGACCAGTCCTTCCAGCCCGGCTTCGTAGAGCTGGCTCGGGTGACGCGCGAGGCCATCGCGACTTCCGGGGAACACAATCGCCCAAGGCACATCGGTGGGCTTTCCCCAAAGCTCACCATTCACGAAATTAGCGAGGCGGCCGAAGAACAGGCCGATCGGCACGGTGCAGGCGACATAATCATGGACCCGCAGCCATTCGAGGCCGTGTCGTCGCGCGAACAGGATCAGCGCGAGCGAGACGCCAGCTGCACCCCCGTGGAACGACATGCCGCCGTCCCACAGCTTGAGGATTTGCAGGGGGTCGAAGATCATCTCAGGACCGTAAAAGATCACATAGCCGAGACGGCCACCGAGGATAACGCCCAACGTCGCGTAGAACACGAGATCGTCGGCTTGTGCGCGGTTCATCGGGGCCGCTGGTTGGGCCAGCAGCCGCAGCAGATACCACCACCCGGCAATGATGCCGGCGATATAGGCCAGCGAGTACCAGCGGATGTCGAGCGGGCCTATGGAGATGGCTATCGGGCTCAATCCGAGGCTGGCGAATGCGATATGGCTATCCAAGGATTGTATCCTGCCTGCGAGAAGCGGCGCTCGAGCGCGCCATGGGTTATTCCGGTGCGATTGAAGCGCCGGCATCCTTGAGCGCCGCAAACCCGCCGGGGACGTGGGCGACATTCTCCACGCCCATCTCCTTGAGTGATTTTGCGGCCAGCGCCGAGCGGGCGCCGGACCCACAATAGAGCACCAACCGCGATCCACTGGCGAGTTTGGCATTGTGGGTGGGGCTTTCAGGATCGACCTGGAATTCCAGAAGGCCACGCGGGACATGCACCGCACCAGCCACCAGCCCCGATTTTGCGACTTCCCCTGGCTCGCGGATGTCAACGAACTGGACCTTGGGATTGCCGACAAGTTTGGCTGCATCGTCAGGCGCGATAGTTTCGACAATCGCATTCGCTTCGGAAACCAGTTGTTTCGAGGTGCGTGTTGGCATCGACTTTCTCCTGTAAATGAACCTGTATCGGATGGCTCAGCCCTGCTCGGACTTGCCGCCTATCTGGCGCAGCATTTCCGGCAAATCTGTCGGGCAATCACCGCAAAGCTTGTTTGCCGGAACGGCAACGTCGATCTTCTTTGGGTAGGGAAGATCGAGAGCGGCCATGATCGCGACGAATTCCTGAACGGTCTTGCCCGCAAGGCGCGGGTTCCGTTCACGCTCCTGCGCCACTGTCGTGATGTGGCGATGATTGTAGTCGTGAGCCGGGTAGATCAGACCATCGCCCGGCAGCGTGAAAATCTTCTGCGTGACGGAGTGATAAAGGGTGGCGGCGTCACCGTTTTGGAAGTCGGTGCGGCCACAGCCGTCGATTAGCAGGGCGTCGCCGGTGAAGGCGCGAAGACCATCGGGCTGCTCAACCAGGTAGGTATGGTGGGCGTCGGTGTGCCCCGGCGTAAACAGCGGCTGAAGCTTGAGCGCGCCGACAGTCAAAGGCTGGTCCTCGGCGACCCCCACGTCAGCACAGGGAAGGCCGTCCATGGCGGGGTACGCGATCTTGGAGCCGGTAAGGCTGCGCAGATAGCAGGCCGATGTGACGTGGTCCGCATGCACATGCGTCTCCAACGTATAAGCCAGTTCGAGATCCAGTTCCTGAAGCGCGGCAAGGTCGCGTTCGATCGTTTCGAGGACAGGATCGATCAGGACGGCTTTGCGCGTCTCCGGGCAACCGAGGAGGTAGGTGTAGGTCGAGGACTCCGGCTCGAACAACTGACGAAAGATCATGATCGGTCTCCAATGGTGTCTAGCCGCCGATCCCGCCCAGGCTGCGGAACAGCATGTAGGCGGCCACGGCCAGCAGGACGAAAGCGAAGATGCGGGTGAGCAAGCCCTTATGATCGGCGAGCCGGATGGCGGTTTGCATGCCGGCGACGCCGCCAGCGACCCCGCCAGCGATGAAGAAGCCGGCCACGCGCCAATCCACGAGTCCTGACAGGGCATAGTTGAGGGCTGTCGCCGATCCGAACGTTCCCACCGAAAACAGCGACGATCCGACCGCGTTGAGGATGGGCATGCCGCTGCCGAGCATGATGCCGGGCACAATCAGGAAGCCGCCGCCGATGCCGAAGAACCCTGACAGGAGGCCGGCGAGAAGGCCGATCGCCACGAGCCGCACAGCGATGGGGCGCGTGATCCGCACGCCCGGGTCGCCGCCGCCGGATTTGCCGCGCAGCATGGAAACCCCCACCACGATCATCACGCCTGCGAACAGCACCAGGAGATGCTGACCCGCCACCATCTTGCCCAGGGTGGAGCCGATCAGGGCGCCTATGACGCCCGATGCCCCGAAGACGAGGGCGCAGGGCCACTTCACGGTTCCGGCCCGGGCGTGCTGGATCAGGTTGGCGAAGGCATTGGCGGCCACCGCCAGCGCGCTCGTGCCGATCGCGACGTGCGGGTCCTTCATGCCCACGACATACAGCAGCAACGGCAGGGCAAGGATCGAGCCGCCGCCGCCGATCACCCCGAGGGTAAAGCCGACGACGACACCGGATATGAGCGTGAGGATGTCGACCGGCGTCATGGGTTTGCCCCGGGCCTGGCTGCGCGATAACGTTCCTTAAGGGCGAAGACGCCCATGCCCGCCAGCATCGCCACGACGAACACCAGCGCCGCCGGCGCTCCGAGGCTCAGGGCGACCAGGGCCGGACCAGGGCAGTAGCCGACGAGGCCCCATCCGACGCCGAACAAAGCCGCGCCCGAGAGAAGCTTCTTGTCCAGGGACCGGGACGATGGCCCATTGAACGCCGGTGCGAAAAGCGGAGCATCGCGCCTTCGGCCGAGTGCAAATCCCAACGCTGAAACCATGACGGCCGAGGCCAGCACCAAGGCAAGGCTCGGGTCCCACGACGGCGCGGCGACATCAAGAAACGCCAGAACCTTGCTGGGGGCTATCATGGCGGAGACGATCAGGCCGAAGCCGAAAATGAGCCCCGAGGCGAGCGCGATGAGCAGCTTCCTCATTGCTCAGAGTCCGATGACGTGTCGGGCGACGTACACAGTCGCGGCCGCTGTGATGAGGAAGACGCCTGTCGCGGCGAGCGAGCGGGGCGAGAGCCTCGCTATTCCGCAGACGCCATGCCCGCTGGTGCAACCACTCCCGAGCCGAGTCCCAAATCCCACCAGAAGGCCGGCTGCGATCACGACGGCGACTGGGGCCGGCGACGTGAGGTCCGGTAGCAGGCCGCCCGCCGCCCGGTAGAGCAAGGGCGCGGCGAGCAGGCCGACCAGGAATGTTGCGCGCCAGGCCATCTCGCCGCGGACAGGCGCAAGCACCCCGCCGACGATGCCGCTGATTCCAGCGATGCGCCCATTGGCGATCCACAGGAAGGAAGCCGAGAGGCCGATTAGCGCGCCGCCCACGATGGCCGAGAATGGGGTGAAACCCTCCATCGTCAGGATTCTCTGCTCTCAGCTTCGTCACCGGCGCAAAAGAGTGCGTAGAGTTCCGTCAGGATCGGCAGCACGCGCTCGGACGTGATGCGGTAGAATATCGTCGTTTTCTCCCGCCGTGTTCCGACCAGGCCTTCGTCGCGCAGCGTGGCCAGATGGCGGGACAAATTCGACTGTGTCAGTCCGAGGCGTTCGCCCAGATCGGTTACCGACAACTCCCCGCCGAGCAGGCTGCACAGGATCATCAGACGGTGCCGGCTCGCAAGCGAACGGAGGAACGCTTCCGCTTCGCCGGCCTTTTCCTCCAGAAGCTCCGGAGACATTTTAACGAGGGAAGGTGGCACAGTTGCTCCAAACATCTTATATGTAGCATATATGATGGAGTGGTGTTCGATCAAGCGCCAGCTAGGAGGTTCCCCCCGTGAGCTACTATTTCGCCAAGCCATCGAGGCTCCTTCGAAGCGCCGGAGTGCGAGGTAACCCCATGCTGATCGACCAGGCTGTCCGTATCGCTTCCGAGCTGCGCTGCACGCTGGGACAGATTTAGATGCTCGATCGACGTTCGCTGTTGGCTGGCGGAGCGGCATTGTTCGCAACCACCGCTTGCTCGCGCTCCACGCCGGGCCTCGGCGGGGGAGGTGCAAACCCGCTTCCGATGCCGCCGCTGTTGGACGCACGGCCTGGCCGCTCATTCGCGCTACGGGTCCAGTCCGGAACGACTTCATTTTATCCAGGCCGGCCGAGTGACACGCTCGGGTATAATGGCAGCTATCTCGGACCGACGATCAGGGTGCGCCGTGGCGACGACGTGGCGGCTGTCGTGACCAACGGGCTCAACGCGGACACGACTGTGCATTGGCACGGGCTTCTGATCCCCGGAGAGCTGGATGGCGGCCCCCATCAGATCATCGCGCCGGGCGCGACCTGGCGGCCCACGCTCCCGATCCGGCAGCCCGCAGCGACCCTCCTTTATCACTCACACGTCCATGGGTTGACGGCCGAGCAAGTCTATTCGGGCCTGGCTGGGGCGTTGCTGGTAACCGACGACGAAGAGCAGGGCCTGGGGCTCCCGTCAGAATATGGCGTGGACGATCTGCCCCTGCTCATCCAGGATCGCCAGTTCGAAAATGGTCGCCTTGTCATGCCAGGCGGCATGATGGTCGCCATGCAGGGCCGGCGCGGCGACACGATCCTTGTGAACGGCGCGGTGAATCCGCTGGCGGCGGTGCCAAATCGGTTGGTTCGCCTGCGGCTCGTCAACGCATCGAACGCGCGGATTTATGAGCTGTCGTTTTCCGATCGGCGGAGCTTTCACTGGATCGGAACCGAAGGGGGGCTGCTCGAACACGCAGTGGCATTGGAAGCCATAACCTTGGCGCCGGGCCAACGTGCCGAGCTTCTCGTGGACTTCACGGACGGTAGGTCCGCCTCGCTGGTGACGGCGGCTGATACCAACAGCTCGATGATGGGCGGCATGGGTATGATGGGGCGTGGCGCCCGAAGGACCGATGCCGCGGCACCAGCGACCGTGCTGCGGTTTGAACCACGGCCGTTGGGACAGGCTCGTGCCAGCGGCGTCGTGCCGACCCTTCTGGCATCACGAACTGGGCCCGACGCCAGCAAGGCGGTGCGCCGTCGCCGTCTGAGCCTCAACATGGGCATGGGCGGCATGATGGGCTCAGGAAGCGGCGGTGGCGGCCTTACGATCAATGGCAAGCCATTCGACATGAATCGCATCGATGAGACGGTGAAGCTAGGCTCCACCGAAATATGGGAGGTGTCTGGCGAAATGATGCGCCACCCGATCCATATTCACGGCGTCCACTTTGATGTTCTCACCCGCGGTGGCGGGCAGCCCGATGTTCTCGACCAGGGGCCGCGCGACACGGTCCTCGTCAAGGAACCGGTGGAGCTTCTCATCCGATTTGATCAGCCGGCCAAGAGCGCTCCCTTCATGTATCACTGCCATATCCTTGAACATGAGGATAATGGAATGATGGGCCAGTTCAGTGTTGCGTAGGCGTAGGCTCCCACTTCTGGAGAGTTTATGCAGCGCCTACCGTCCAACAGGAGAGCAAGGTTGCCAAAAAGAGCTTTCGCCACATTTCTGCTCGCGGCAACGATGCTGACCGGCGGCACCTCGCTAGCTGCACAGGATAATCTGGTTTATCCCGTAATACCGGGATTTGGCGGGATCGTGGCCGTGCCCAGTGCTGCCGAGCGGCCCGATCCCAAGCTTCGCTACCGCGTCTTGTTCAATGTCACCAAGGCCGCAAGCTCTCCCGACAAAGTGAATCCCAGCCTTGAGAAGGTCGCGCGCTTCGTGAACCTGCTAGGCGCGGACAAGGTCCATCCGGCTGGTGACATCGCCGTCATCATTCATGGTCCCGCGACCCCGCTCGTCCTGCAGAACGCGCCATATGCGGCGCGTATGAAGGTAGCGGCCAACCCGAACGCTGCGCTGATTGCCGCTCTCCAGAAAGCCGGTGTTTCAATCCGCGTTTGCAGTCAGGCCATGGTCGGAAATGAGATCATGCCGAACCAAGTGGCTTCGGGCGTTGAGATCGATGATTCGGCGCTTACAACCTTGGCGAATCTACAAATCCGGGGTTACGCGCTCATCCCGGATTGAAAGGTGCGATACCCCCTGGCCTCTGTGCATTATTCGGACACAGATTCACGGTAGCGACGACGACCGCCTCGGTTTCCGGCGTCGTTCAATCGGGATGGCCGTCGCGCCGGAGTATATTCGTGAACCGCACCGGCAACATCCTGCGATCCCCATTACAAAAAGGCCGGCACGATGGCCGGCCATAGTTTTAGGAGAGGATGCCTGAAAGGCCCCATGATGCTGCACCTGCGAGCAACCGTGTGCAAGTGCAAATCTCGCAGGCGGCGCTGACAAAGGCGGGTGTGGGGGCCTGTCAGGCGGCGAGCTTATCCTTCACCGTCTTCGCAGGCGCAAAGGTGAGTTTTCGGGCGGCCTTGATCGTAATGGTTTCGCCGGTCGCGGGATTGCGGCCTTCGCGCTCGGGCGTGTCCTTCACCTTGAACTTGCCAAAGCCGGGAAACGACACGTCTTCGCCCTGTACCGCAGCTTCGACGACGACGGCGAGGAGGGTGTCGATAAATTTGCGGGCGTCAGCCTTGGTGATGCCGTGCTCGTCGGCCAGCCTGGCCGCGAGATCGATATTGGCCATGTCTTGTTCCTCTTGTTGGGTGGAAAGGGGTGACGAACCTATCGATGCCGGGCCGAGCCGTCACCGGCGCAGTTCCTCGATCCCGAGTTCCTGCCACATCCACGCGAAATCGTAGGTCGCCATCGGGTCGTCGGGATCGAGCTGTCGTCCGCTGAGATTTTCGAGATGCTTGAGCCATACAGCGAGCTGGTCGCGCCCCGCCTTGCTGCGGGCGCACTGGCGCGGCGTCTTGTCGCCGAGCATTGGGACGGACTCATTGAGGAGGGTCCGGTACTGACGATCGAGCATGCCATGCACGAGCGGGGTGGCGACCTCGACGGGAATGTCCGGCGCCGGCTCAGAGGAGGTTCGTCCCTCCTGCCGCGCCGCCATCGCCTGTTCGACCGTCTCGATCTCGGTCAGTGGTGCCCCCACCATGTCACCAAGAGTCTGCGTGATAAGCGCGACCCCTCGTTCCGCACGCTCGGCCGAGGTGACGGAAAGGTTCAGAGCGCGACCCTTGAGCTCCAGATTCCCGAGGACCGGCGTACCGTCCTCCATCGTCACGCCCCATGCCATCCGGCCGGTGCCTTTCTTGCCCGGTGTTGGTTTCGTCCCGAGCCAGTTCCAGAAATGGGCTGTTTCCCGTTGCAGCGCCGGGACGGTATCGAGTCGCTCCGCGACAAGAGCCTGCGTCGTGCCACGCGCGAAGGGGAAGCGGACACGGTGAAAAACCACCTCCTCGCCATCGGCATTATGCAGCGTGGGAATGGTGGCAGGCTCGAGCATCCTGGGCAGGATGTCGAACAGCCAGACCATCGAGATGAGCGGCGCCAGGTCGCGCAGCTGATCATCGCCGATCATAAGGCTCTGTTGCAAACATTTGGGACCGCCGAACGACACCGCGCCTTTTTTGGGATCAGGCAACATCGGCGAAATGCTGATTGAGCATGTCCATGGCCTCGGTCATGGCCGAGGGACCAATGCCAAATGATCTTTCGATCAGGCGCACCTCTCCTTTGAACCCCGGCTGCAGGCACCACGGCCGGGCCTGCCCTTTGCGTAGGGCGCGCATGACCTCGAAGCCCTTGATTGTAGCGTAGGCCGTGGGCATCGATTTGAAACCGCGCACAGGCTTGATCAGCATCTTGAGCTTGCCATGGTCGGCCTCGAGCACATTGTTCAGGTATTTCACCTGCCGGTGTTCGGTTTCCGGGGCGAGCTTCCCTTCTCGTTTCAGCTCGGCGATCGCGGCGCCGTAGCTGGGTGCCTTGTCGGTGTTGAGTTTCGTCGGCTTTTCCCAGTCCTTCAGGCCACGAAGAGCCTTGCCTAGAAAGCGCTTCGCGGCTTTGGCGCTGCGGGTCGACGACAGGTAGAAGTCGATCGTGTCGCCCCGTTTGTCGACCGCCCGGTAGAGGTAGGTCCATTTACCCCGGACCTTGACGTAAGTCTCATCGAGACGCCAGCTCGGATCAAAGCCGCGCCGCCAGAACCAGCGCAACCGCTTCTCCATCTCCGGCGCGTAGCGCTGCACCCAGCGATAGATGGTCGTGTGATCGACATTGATGCCACGCTCGGCTAGCATTTCCTCGAGATCACGGTAGCTGATGCCGTACCGGCAATACCAGCGTACCGCCCACAGGATGACCTCGCCGGTAAAATGCCGCCCTTTGAAATCGTTCATCGCAACCGACCTTGAAAGCCCTCGAACCAAACCATGGCGACCGCGTCAGAATTTGCAACAGAGCCCGCGGACGGCCGCCTCGCCGCGCAGGCGGAAACAGCGGCTCAATCAAACACCACTCCGCATCCCACAAATCACTTGGATAACGCAGCCCAGCACGGCTATGCTGACGCCGAGTGATCTTGGTCCACATGATTGAATCCTGTAAGTTTTTGGCGAAACCACAGAATCAACCCTGTGCCAGCGCGTCAAGCGCAACCGGCTGATATCACTCAACTACTTTTGAAGACGGGCTCTCAGTGGCAATCAACAGGCAGAGCATGGAGATAAGTTCCTTCGACATCACTGGCGTCAAGCTTCTGGTTCCCCGCCATATTGGGGACGAGCGTGGGTATTTCGCCGAAACTTTCCGGGCGGATGTTTTTGCGCGCGAATGCGGCGACTGGATTTTCGTGCAGGATAACGAGTCCCGCAGTGCAAGATCCGGCACGATCCGGGGGCTCCATTTCCAAAGCGAGCCACATACGCAGGGCAAGCTGGTGCGCTGCACCGCAGGTGCCCTGTTCGACGTAGCAGTGGACATTCGCCAGGGCTCGCCGACCTATGGGCAGTGGGTGGGAGAG
This region includes:
- a CDS encoding ParB/RepB/Spo0J family partition protein gives rise to the protein MSKAAVKPAKKSFADFDMDAMDFSAVPANTEFKAAGRFQRLPLDDIDPDPTQVRREFDQAEIDALAATIKDRGLLQPIVVAPTSNGRYIIRYGERRYRACRQLGFDQIDTVLDQADAERDIGLDQFLENEQRQALSLAERVSFIASRVSDTLSTKDLAARIAKPHSEVKRLYSLRTLPEDILAALKNCSPRAAVAIKHAIELDEQATRNFVAANENPTAAACEQFLATLQGSPEEETAQAGAAKAIDDPASPQESRALVAAATSATDDRRERPELDAHDDEREGEGAVLADPSDHKPRAPRQPKEATDAPAIIIQGRRGIVLSGQVTVRFDGEAAPQTFDF
- the mobC gene encoding plasmid mobilization relaxosome protein MobC, whose product is MEKTLGFKIEATKLAKIDALAQTRGGRGPFMRQLVDAVLRQSGAASEAAPLVDREAAGEHRLYLRPTETELAVIRHRAKERRMTPATWAMALVRRHIGIAAPVDRELREELLNCRQALQRIGRNVNQIARAANKMALADNAAEIAGELQKVNDLRAAIGAAVEGIGAATKADLSYWEVSSERL
- a CDS encoding relaxase/mobilization nuclease domain-containing protein, with the translated sequence MSDFDSSFEAGQLAALFKPKLTSDPNRRGADMLLRSLSSRRAGQGGSTRARLARVVSRAPEVMVKVTGRPKGKNHAAAHFDYIGRKGDVPLETRDGDILTDKEARAELARDWGDPVYWRDNSTVAAVSMVFSMPAGTDPDKVLSAVREVARSEIGHEWDYVLALHTDTPRPHVHVTVAARGDTGQRFNPRPQTLHHYRERFAEELRARGVTAEATPRAARGVGRAGQSMALNRMRQRYMAGTAPAPFANQKITAAARDQLAGRSTAPDFVVRGRQAWNETQHRYLAAAKRLETSSDPADRQLADQVRQFVGAGRTPTIHERSVAAMERKRQSERSRNRDRSREGPGR
- a CDS encoding DUF6118 family protein; amino-acid sequence: MVQKIDATLQRADALVTAARDGATPRHVVDRIVAAGGDARAEDRRTIATAAAELKDATRALQGVTASARRGYEQNRWLMWTAIGGVVLGMVLWAAFAGVVARAVPASWQWPEKMAARALDLSMWEGGQRMMQAASPTAFRAIIAADRMVLANRETIEGCSKAAARTRETVRCTIKVGASLEEQQDSDR
- the lgt gene encoding prolipoprotein diacylglyceryl transferase — translated: MDSHIAFASLGLSPIAISIGPLDIRWYSLAYIAGIIAGWWYLLRLLAQPAAPMNRAQADDLVFYATLGVILGGRLGYVIFYGPEMIFDPLQILKLWDGGMSFHGGAAGVSLALILFARRHGLEWLRVHDYVACTVPIGLFFGRLANFVNGELWGKPTDVPWAIVFPGSRDGLARHPSQLYEAGLEGLVLFAVLACLFWFTNARRRPGMLVGVFLLGYGLARFIVEFFREPDAQLVGFTARTGLHMGQWLTVPMIAAGIYLIVAAWRAGSRNQQGKSVKSEPAIMPKSSCSE
- a CDS encoding rhodanese-like domain-containing protein; amino-acid sequence: MPTRTSKQLVSEANAIVETIAPDDAAKLVGNPKVQFVDIREPGEVAKSGLVAGAVHVPRGLLEFQVDPESPTHNAKLASGSRLVLYCGSGARSALAAKSLKEMGVENVAHVPGGFAALKDAGASIAPE
- a CDS encoding MBL fold metallo-hydrolase, coding for MIFRQLFEPESSTYTYLLGCPETRKAVLIDPVLETIERDLAALQELDLELAYTLETHVHADHVTSACYLRSLTGSKIAYPAMDGLPCADVGVAEDQPLTVGALKLQPLFTPGHTDAHHTYLVEQPDGLRAFTGDALLIDGCGRTDFQNGDAATLYHSVTQKIFTLPGDGLIYPAHDYNHRHITTVAQERERNPRLAGKTVQEFVAIMAALDLPYPKKIDVAVPANKLCGDCPTDLPEMLRQIGGKSEQG
- a CDS encoding sulfite exporter TauE/SafE family protein encodes the protein MTPVDILTLISGVVVGFTLGVIGGGGSILALPLLLYVVGMKDPHVAIGTSALAVAANAFANLIQHARAGTVKWPCALVFGASGVIGALIGSTLGKMVAGQHLLVLFAGVMIVVGVSMLRGKSGGGDPGVRITRPIAVRLVAIGLLAGLLSGFFGIGGGFLIVPGIMLGSGMPILNAVGSSLFSVGTFGSATALNYALSGLVDWRVAGFFIAGGVAGGVAGMQTAIRLADHKGLLTRIFAFVLLAVAAYMLFRSLGGIGG
- a CDS encoding DUF6691 family protein → MRKLLIALASGLIFGFGLIVSAMIAPSKVLAFLDVAAPSWDPSLALVLASAVMVSALGFALGRRRDAPLFAPAFNGPSSRSLDKKLLSGAALFGVGWGLVGYCPGPALVALSLGAPAALVFVVAMLAGMGVFALKERYRAARPGANP
- a CDS encoding YeeE/YedE family protein → MEGFTPFSAIVGGALIGLSASFLWIANGRIAGISGIVGGVLAPVRGEMAWRATFLVGLLAAPLLYRAAGGLLPDLTSPAPVAVVIAAGLLVGFGTRLGSGCTSGHGVCGIARLSPRSLAATGVFLITAAATVYVARHVIGL
- a CDS encoding ArsR/SmtB family transcription factor, with the translated sequence MFGATVPPSLVKMSPELLEEKAGEAEAFLRSLASRHRLMILCSLLGGELSVTDLGERLGLTQSNLSRHLATLRDEGLVGTRREKTTIFYRITSERVLPILTELYALFCAGDEAESRES